The genomic stretch ggaggaaacgaggaaGGtagggaaggaagaaaggagacGTAGCAGGAGTAAAAGGTAAGAAGGCAAggaaggaaaagacagaaagaaagaaaggtgtGAAGGAAACAAGGGAAGGAATGAAGGGGAGAGGAGTCTTACAGCAGAGTGTCCCAGCAGAGCGAGGAGGTGCTGATCCAGGGGAGGAGGAcagctgtggaggagcaggagtccGTCAGTCCAGTCAACAGGAGAGGACGGACccagacaggaagaggaacaggaggaagaggaggaggagcgtcCCTTCTGATATTCCGTCATGTCAAGGATGGACGCCAGCAGAGCGGCCtgaagctcctgcagctgctccttcaACACcagcaggaggaagcagcaCGACGGACCTGACGAGACCAGGAGTCCTTCTGTTCAGACACTAAACCAGTGACTAATCAATATCATCGGTTCAAACTGACTCACCTGAGGAGGCGGAGCTCTGTCTCAAGGCCGACAGCTCCCGCTGCAGCAGGTTGGCCTGAGCGTCCGTCACCCACAGGAAGAGCAGCGAAGGGGCGGGACCTTCCCACCCGGCCAGCAGAGTCCCACCTCGAGCCACGCCCCCATCCCAGACGCCGTAACCACGGAGCTGAGACGCCACCACGgtcacctccccctcctccccctcggACACTGGTGCAGAGAAGAACATTGACGACAATAAACAGACAATcttcaaagacaaaataaaaaataatgataatagtacattttaataaattattgtatttatatagtctTGGTTTGCTTATGATTtcataatatttaaatgttaaatcagtgtttttacCTTTCACAGGAACAGTGATTCCGTTTTCAGTGATCTACacaggaaaataagaaaataggtttgtattttacatattgTAAATTTATATGTGAagtaaaattatttataaaaataatctgaatcagtcaaaaaacaacatatcAAATGAATTACTAATCATTTGATTCAGATTTATATTCAGGTTTAAATTATTGATCGGTTCCTGTCCTGGTCAGAAACTCTGTGCTCACCATCATCTTCCCGTCAGCGTCAGCGTGCATCAGGCCTGCGTGAAGCGAGGTGAACTCCAGCTGCAGGTAAGAAGGCAGCGTCAGTTTGTCATGACCTTCCTCAGCTCTGGGAGAACATTCCTGTCAGACGAGAGCGAGGTACACAGTGAACCCACGGAACGTTCCCTCAGGTCAGCTGACCTCCTCCAGTTCACCAGGACGATACTGACTCGGTGACAGACGTCTTCCTCTTACCGTTCTCAGACGTGATCCCTCCTCCGGCCTGCTGGTGGCGCTCTGTGACGCCAtctttgttctgtctctgtcatcctcaccttcctcttcctcctcttcactcgaCAACACAACTGAAGGAACAAACACATAAGCTGAGTCAAATCTTTAAATACAATCAATTAATTTATAGATCAACTGAAAGTTTCAACAATCAACAGTCATCAAAAACGACAGCTTTCATCCAATATGAAGGTTCTATATGGTTCTGTCTGGTTCTATATAGAACTCACTGGGTTCTGCTGGAGTCCTCAGTCGGAGCATGTtggacttcctgtctgtgaactctctccatctcagtctctctcgctccctcacGTCCTCCCTCTGGGCGGCCATGGCCGTCCAAGCCGTCCGGTCCAGACTCCGCCTCCCGTCCGTCTCTGTGTCGGAGGAGGGGACAGACGTTCTGTGGACGACGGTTCTGGTTGGAGACACGAAGTCGTCCTCTGACGAGTTGTTCTGCAGCTTCGAAGGAGAATCCAGAGTTTTTCTTCTGTCGTTCTGAAActtaacattaaacacaaaaatgtattcactttgttttatttagtattgttttgtttattatttgttttcaatcatttctaattgattttgaaaatgtaaaaagtgttCAAACATTACAACAGGATTCTTTGCAGTTATAcatataaagttaaagttacCGCCCCctctgcggcggcggcggcggcgtccCGGCTTGGCGTCGTGTTGCCTGCAGTCTCCACTCTCCTCTGCGTTGTCGCTCCCGGTGTCAAAGGACTCTGACTCCCAGCATGCCCCTCACCTCTCAGCTCAGCCAGAGAGTCCACCGACACCACAGAGATGGATTTAGTGGCCGAagctgaagtgaaaacaaaagcagcctCAGTCCCTGATGTCAAATACTGACATCATGCGATGATGTAACAACTTAACCACATCACCTGCGGAGTCAAaactcttcttctgtggtggaGACAAACGCTCTGAGGCCAGCCGACAGTCTGACGTTCTCTTAGGATGCCATCTGGTGGAGAAAAAGTGGGACAGCAGCTCTAGTGAAAAACATTTGGCTGAACGTCATGTAAAATAAGTTTAActtcatttaaatgaaaacagacataAAACCAGAGATGTTTTGAGAGAAGCTTCTGTGAACTCACCTGTTTGAGGGTGAGGACGACGCTCTCTCGCTTCCTAGtggtctgtgattggctgctgactGTCCCCCTTTGTTTGCGCTGTTGAGTCCCAGCAGCGTTTTCACCACGTCGCTGAAAAGAGGTTTACACAGCGTCCTGaatagacatttaaaaacaagttaaactCTAAACTCTGAACTCTGCAGACTGTAGGGGGCGTTTTACAAACCTGTGTCCATTTGTAGAGGAGCCCGGTGTGTTCCCAGAATGCATCCTGTCAGCTCTTCTCCTGTCCGACTGATCCCCATAATCCTGTTCAGCAGAATGGAAAAATCTCTTCAACCTGTCCCACATCTCTCTGGTCTCTGAGTTCTCTAACAGAACCTGCGGAGTTCCACCTTAAAGAGTCACAGTTCCTGACACATAACCTTAATATAAAGATAACAGAGCCGTAATACCACCTTAAGTGTACATCAGACAAATTAGCTAAAACATCAATAATTCCACCTAAAGAACTGAAACATCAGAAAAGCTTAAATATCTGTAATATTACCTTTAACTGAGGGGCGGGGCTCTGAAGGCGGGACAGAGGTGACTGCAGGTGTATGTGGGCGGAGTCAGACTGGGACTGTTTCTTCCTGGGGATTTTATACTGAGACGCcatcctttcaaaataaaacagaaaacacagaaaatcaaatataaaacacagaaaattaCACATGTGGTTACTACAAGTTGtacttcatttaaaatcatgaggTTATAGATGTGATTACTACAAGTTATACGTCATTCAAAAGGGTTAGGGGTTAACTCTAAGTTAAAACTTAACCACAGGTTTGAGACGTGGTTAAGTTCCACTGACCTGAAACAGTTTATTAATCTGGGAAACGAAACGTTGAACCAGGATGTTTTTCACATCTGTCTCATTCTCACGCGACTCTGTAGCTTCtcgtctgtttctgtgtgactTTGGATTCAGACTCAGTTCAGATGAAACCCAGAAGAACCGGTTCGGTCATGTTGGACTGAGTGTCCTCCACTGGTGATGACAGGACCTCCAGTCcgactctcctcctctgtcacacacacacttcaaactgAGACCTGTATCGTGTCAGAcactatttaaataaaaccacaaagttCAACCAGCTTTCAGGCTTTAAATTCACAAACCTAGCGTTAGCCGGCGGAGCTAAGCTGCTAGCTAGCCGCTAAGCTAAGTTAGCTGCAGGCTAActtcttgttcttgttgtttaAACTGTGGGGCCGGCTCATGTGGCGGGAAGCGCGCGCTGTCCGCTGGGTAAACCGGTTTACACATTAATTTAAACGTTAAGTTAAACGTCCCGTGGTTGGACAAGTGTCGGTGTTCGAGTCCAAGCTGCAGCCGCTGCACCAGCACCCGAAGAACCAGAGGAACCACAACAACCGGGACGTCATGACGTCACTGAAGACGTAACCCTCGAGAGGCGCTGAACGTCACCAcatacgtcatcaacacgcgCCTCGATACGCTCAATTAAATCTGAGTGGTTGACGCGACACACACTTCATCCCTGACAGGAAGGAACCATCACTGGAAGCATGAGGCAACCGACACCTGTTCTatctggagacacacagacaactgacGCTAAGTCGAGATAACTGACGCTAAGTCGAGATAACTGACGCTCAGTCGAGATAACTGACGCTCAGTCGAGATAACTGACGCTAAGTCAAGATAACTGACGCTAAGTCGAGATAACTGACGCTCAGTCAAGATAACTGACGCTCAGTCGAGATAACTGACGCTAAGTCAAGATAACTGACGCTCAGTCAAGATAACTGACGCTAAGTCGAGATAACTGACGCTAAGTCAAGATAACTGACGCTCAGTCAAGATAACTGACCCAGTCAAGATAACTGCGCTAAGTCAAGATAACTGCGCTAAGTCAAGATAACTGACGCTCAGTCAAGATAACTGACGCTAAGTCAAGGTAACTGACGCTCAGTCAAGATAACTGACGCTCAGTCAAGATAACTGTATCTGAAGTGTGTATTGTATcgtaattattttatgtttagattttacaaaagaataaatgttGAAGAAATTGAATCTCAGCACATGTGAGAGGTCTGACTTGATAAAGTGACCGATGCTTTATTCCCTCCGCAGGTCGCTGTGGCTCATTCTGCTTCATGGTTTAACGGCAGGTTGGTAAATATCTTTGACTTCAGCTGCAGTCAGACTTTCATCTTTTCTCAAATCACACTCAGACGCTTCTACTCTAAAGAGAAACAATCCAAAGCTGTAATCTTCAGATAATAATCTAATCATAAAATCATGAACCAAAGATAAAAGCAACACATGACAacctgcacagtgtgtgtgtctgtgtgtgtctccgtggagttgtgttgtgtgtttggctgATGAGGCAGAACATCTGGATGGATCATCACACAGTTGTAGTAACATGGAGCTGCTTGTTTTCTCAGTGAGCTGCCAGCTCAAGGTCGAAGTTCCCGCCGGAGACGACGTGCTGCTGCCGTGCATCTACAGAGAGGATGACCCTCTGCCACAGAAAGTGTCCCACTACTGGAGAGACCAGGACGATAACGTGGTGCTGGACTTCGTCCTGAGCGTCCCGAACCTCGCCACACAGAACCAGATCTACAGAGGTCGAGTGGTTCCCGCTCCGCAGGGGCAGGGAAACTTCTCCATCGTCCTGAAGCAAGTGCGCCGGTCGGACAGCGGCGTGTTCGAGTGTCACGTCCCCGCGGTGGTATTCAGGAAGAGCGTCCAGCTGATCCTCACAGGTTCGTCACGATGTCAGTGTTTAAATTCAGATGACAAAATTCAATATTTCATCAAATAAGACATTCATGAaagtttcttctcttcttcatatGTGACAGTGGTGAATTTGTTATCTATAGTTTTCTATTCTGTCGTCCCTGTTGCAGATAAACGTAACGTTGTCATGGCGACTCAACCTCCAGCAAGTAACGCTGCAGCGACACTGACCCgccatctcctccctctgctgctctggctTTATTGTGTGGTTTAAGATCAGTTATTTTCTGCTTcttataaaaacacagttcTACTTTAGTTTCAGTGAGAAAACA from Hippoglossus stenolepis isolate QCI-W04-F060 chromosome 24, HSTE1.2, whole genome shotgun sequence encodes the following:
- the senp7b gene encoding sentrin-specific protease 7b isoform X1 — its product is MASQYKIPRKKQSQSDSAHIHLQSPLSRLQSPAPQLKDYGDQSDRRRADRMHSGNTPGSSTNGHRTLCKPLFSDVVKTLLGLNSANKGGQSAANHRPLGSERASSSPSNRWHPKRTSDCRLASERLSPPQKKSFDSAASATKSISVVSVDSLAELRGEGHAGSQSPLTPGATTQRRVETAGNTTPSRDAAAAAAEGAFQNDRRKTLDSPSKLQNNSSEDDFVSPTRTVVHRTSVPSSDTETDGRRSLDRTAWTAMAAQREDVRERERLRWREFTDRKSNMLRLRTPAEPIVLSSEEEEEEGEDDRDRTKMASQSATSRPEEGSRLRTECSPRAEEGHDKLTLPSYLQLEFTSLHAGLMHADADGKMMITENGITVPVKVSEGEEGEVTVVASQLRGYGVWDGGVARGGTLLAGWEGPAPSLLFLWVTDAQANLLQRELSALRQSSASSGPSCCFLLLVLKEQLQELQAALLASILDMTEYQKGRSSSSSSCSSSCLGPSSPVDWTDGLLLLHSCPPPLDQHLLALLGHSATVGSASSSQRNRKSSLRSYGQQQLPVRLIQYPPPPCKGRISVTREDLARLNAGEFLNDVIIDFYLKFLFVEGVGGAVAERSHVFSSFFYKQLSRRRAAGEDDAPSVPDRHMRHQRVKTWTRHIDIFTKDFLFVPVNQEAHWFLVVVCFPGLEHEESQTCTGASEQATGKRGPSLRRQQPPDCTELGRHSHSVLKRPCVLVMDSLKLSYHENVCKLLRDYLQVEWEVRRRTPRLFTSDNMRSCSCRVPQQDNSSDCGLYLLQYVESFLQNPVVHFELPLRLDNWFPRQQVRQKREEIRSLIIKMHQSQTTKKTDQKPK
- the senp7b gene encoding sentrin-specific protease 7b isoform X2, yielding MASQYKIPRKKQSQSDSAHIHLQSPLSRLQSPAPQLKDYGDQSDRRRADRMHSGNTPGSSTNGHSDVVKTLLGLNSANKGGQSAANHRPLGSERASSSPSNRWHPKRTSDCRLASERLSPPQKKSFDSAASATKSISVVSVDSLAELRGEGHAGSQSPLTPGATTQRRVETAGNTTPSRDAAAAAAEGAFQNDRRKTLDSPSKLQNNSSEDDFVSPTRTVVHRTSVPSSDTETDGRRSLDRTAWTAMAAQREDVRERERLRWREFTDRKSNMLRLRTPAEPIVLSSEEEEEEGEDDRDRTKMASQSATSRPEEGSRLRTECSPRAEEGHDKLTLPSYLQLEFTSLHAGLMHADADGKMMITENGITVPVKVSEGEEGEVTVVASQLRGYGVWDGGVARGGTLLAGWEGPAPSLLFLWVTDAQANLLQRELSALRQSSASSGPSCCFLLLVLKEQLQELQAALLASILDMTEYQKGRSSSSSSCSSSCLGPSSPVDWTDGLLLLHSCPPPLDQHLLALLGHSATVGSASSSQRNRKSSLRSYGQQQLPVRLIQYPPPPCKGRISVTREDLARLNAGEFLNDVIIDFYLKFLFVEGVGGAVAERSHVFSSFFYKQLSRRRAAGEDDAPSVPDRHMRHQRVKTWTRHIDIFTKDFLFVPVNQEAHWFLVVVCFPGLEHEESQTCTGASEQATGKRGPSLRRQQPPDCTELGRHSHSVLKRPCVLVMDSLKLSYHENVCKLLRDYLQVEWEVRRRTPRLFTSDNMRSCSCRVPQQDNSSDCGLYLLQYVESFLQNPVVHFELPLRLDNWFPRQQVRQKREEIRSLIIKMHQSQTTKKTDQKPK
- the senp7b gene encoding sentrin-specific protease 7b isoform X3, giving the protein MASQYKIPRKKQSQSDSAHIHLQSPLSRLQSPAPQLKDYGDQSDRRRADRMHSGNTPGSSTNGHRTLCKPLFSDVVKTLLGLNSANKGGQSAANHRPLGSERASSSPSNRWHPKRTSDCRLASERLSPPQKKSFDSAASATKSISVVSVDSLAELRGEGHAGSQSPLTPGATTQRRVETAGNTTPSRDAAAAAAEGAFQNDRRKTLDSPSKLQNNSSEDDFVSPTRTVVHRTSVPSSDTETDGRRSLDRTAWTAMAAQREDVRERERLRWREFTDRKSNMLRLRTPAEPIVLSSEEEEEEGEDDRDRTKMASQSATSRPEEGSRLRTLEFTSLHAGLMHADADGKMMITENGITVPVKVSEGEEGEVTVVASQLRGYGVWDGGVARGGTLLAGWEGPAPSLLFLWVTDAQANLLQRELSALRQSSASSGPSCCFLLLVLKEQLQELQAALLASILDMTEYQKGRSSSSSSCSSSCLGPSSPVDWTDGLLLLHSCPPPLDQHLLALLGHSATVGSASSSQRNRKSSLRSYGQQQLPVRLIQYPPPPCKGRISVTREDLARLNAGEFLNDVIIDFYLKFLFVEGVGGAVAERSHVFSSFFYKQLSRRRAAGEDDAPSVPDRHMRHQRVKTWTRHIDIFTKDFLFVPVNQEAHWFLVVVCFPGLEHEESQTCTGASEQATGKRGPSLRRQQPPDCTELGRHSHSVLKRPCVLVMDSLKLSYHENVCKLLRDYLQVEWEVRRRTPRLFTSDNMRSCSCRVPQQDNSSDCGLYLLQYVESFLQNPVVHFELPLRLDNWFPRQQVRQKREEIRSLIIKMHQSQTTKKTDQKPK
- the senp7b gene encoding sentrin-specific protease 7b isoform X4, whose protein sequence is MASQYKIPRKKQSQSDSAHIHLQSPLSRLQSPAPQLKDYGDQSDRRRADRMHSGNTPGSSTNGHRTLCKPLFSDVVKTLLGLNSANKGGQSAANHRPLGSERASSSPSNRWHPKRTSDCRLASERLSPPQKKSFDSAASATKSISVVSVDSLAELRGEGHAGSQSPLTPGATTQRRVETAGNTTPSRDAAAAAAEGAFQNDRRKTLDSPSKLQNNSSEDDFVSPTRTVVHRTSVPSSDTETDGRRSLDRTAWTAMAAQREDVRERERLRWREFTDRKSNMLRLRTPAEPIVLSSEEEEEEGEDDRDRTKMASQSATSRPEEGSRLRTECSPRAEEGHDKLTLPSYLQLEFTSLHAGLMHADADGKMMITENGITVPVKVSEGEEGEVTVVASQLRGYGVWDGGVARGGTLLAGWEGPAPSLLFLWVTDAQANLLQRELSALRQSSASSGPSCCFLLLVLKEQLQELQAALLASILDMTEYQKGRSSSSSSCSSSCLGPSSPVDWTDGLLLLHSCPPPLDQHLLALLGHSATVGSASSSQRNRKSSLRSYGQQQLPVRLIQYPPPPCKGRISVTREDLARLNAGEFLNDVIIDFYLKFLFVEGVGGAVAERSHVFSSFFYKQLSRRRAAGEDDAPSVPDRHMRHQRVKTWTRHIDIFTKDFLFVPVNQEAHWFLVVVCFPGLEHEESQTCTGASEQATGKRGPSLRRQQPPRQQAVGFCVSL